One segment of Palaemon carinicauda isolate YSFRI2023 chromosome 35, ASM3689809v2, whole genome shotgun sequence DNA contains the following:
- the LOC137627274 gene encoding protein FAM200C-like, which yields MQNLEDVDDDGSIKEDLIDMRHNRGIQMEFTNSQLDHFWAFHLEAYPVLATKALKVLVPFATTYLCEQGYFCLLHIKTISRNPLNSEHDMRVALSTKTPRFDTIMEKTQQQRSH from the coding sequence atgcagaatttggaagatgttgatgatgatggcagcatcaaggaagatctcatcgacatgagacacaatcgtggaatccaaatggagttcaccaatagtcagctggaccacttTTGGGCTTTTCATCTGGAAGCATACCCTGTACTAGCAACGAAAGCACTCAAAGTGCTGgtaccttttgcaactacttaCTTATGTGAGCAAGGATATTTTTGCCTACTTCACATCAAAACAATAAGCAGAAATCcgctgaattctgaacatgacatgcgagtagcactcagtactaagacaCCAAGATTTGATACCATTATGGAGAAAACacagcaacaacgaagtcactag